One genomic region from Candidatus Rokuibacteriota bacterium encodes:
- a CDS encoding nitrile hydratase subunit beta, producing the protein MTRVHDRGGWPGAGPIDRSEHELAWWEKRTDALMRLLWTPERRIIKVDEMRRAIESIEPAKYEKCTYYERWLIALETLLIEKGILTRAEIDRKAEELGARGGKVQAR; encoded by the coding sequence ATGACACGAGTCCATGATCGAGGGGGGTGGCCGGGCGCGGGGCCGATCGACCGATCCGAGCACGAGCTGGCGTGGTGGGAGAAGCGCACCGATGCCCTGATGCGGCTCCTGTGGACACCGGAGCGGCGGATCATCAAGGTTGACGAGATGCGCCGGGCGATCGAGAGCATCGAGCCGGCCAAGTACGAGAAGTGCACGTACTACGAGCGGTGGCTGATCGCCCTGGAGACGCTCTTGATCGAGAAGGGCATCCTGACGCGCGCGGAGATCGATCGCAAGGCGGAGGAGCTCGGAGCCCGTGGCGGCAAAGTTCAAGCCCGGTGA
- a CDS encoding nitrile hydratase subunit beta: MARRRSSEPVAAKFKPGDRVRVMANPAVRGHVRTPGYLQGKIGSVEGIHGAFRNPESLAYGGDGLPKQFLYLVRFDQVRLWEKYGGSSQDRLLVDIYEHWLEPG; this comes from the coding sequence ATCGCAAGGCGGAGGAGCTCGGAGCCCGTGGCGGCAAAGTTCAAGCCCGGTGACCGCGTGCGGGTCATGGCAAACCCCGCCGTCCGCGGCCACGTCAGAACCCCCGGCTACCTCCAGGGCAAGATCGGCTCCGTCGAAGGGATCCATGGCGCTTTCCGCAACCCGGAGTCGCTCGCCTACGGCGGCGACGGGCTCCCCAAACAGTTCCTCTATCTCGTCCGGTTCGATCAGGTTCGGCTCTGGGAGAAGTACGGGGGCTCGTCGCAGGACCGGCTCCTGGTCGACATCTACGAGCACTGGCTCGAGCCGGGGTGA
- the nthA gene encoding nitrile hydratase subunit alpha, translating to MDDDHEGHPHPTVQDAPEQALFERRVDALQALLIEKGLITADEVRQAVEEMDSRSPALGTRVVARAWTDPAFKARLLADAKSAIAELGIDVGAIATIIAVENTEAVHHVVVCTLCSCYPRGLLGYPPDWYKSLNYRSRVVVDPRGVLKEFGLELDPDVQVRVLDSTADMRYLVIPARPAGTEQMGEDELAGLVTRDSMIGVAKTRTARAR from the coding sequence ATGGACGACGACCACGAGGGACACCCGCACCCAACCGTTCAGGACGCGCCGGAGCAGGCTCTCTTCGAGCGCCGGGTGGACGCGCTCCAGGCCCTGCTGATCGAGAAGGGACTGATCACCGCGGACGAGGTCCGACAGGCAGTCGAGGAGATGGACTCGCGGAGCCCGGCCCTCGGCACCAGGGTGGTCGCCCGGGCCTGGACCGACCCCGCGTTCAAGGCCCGCCTGCTGGCCGACGCCAAATCGGCCATCGCGGAGCTCGGCATCGACGTGGGGGCCATCGCCACGATCATCGCCGTCGAGAACACCGAAGCGGTCCACCACGTCGTCGTCTGCACCCTCTGCTCCTGCTACCCGCGCGGGCTCCTCGGCTACCCGCCCGACTGGTACAAGAGCCTGAACTACCGCTCGCGGGTGGTCGTCGATCCGCGGGGAGTCCTGAAGGAGTTCGGGCTGGAGCTGGACCCAGACGTCCAGGTACGGGTCCTGGACAGCACTGCGGATATGCGCTACCTGGTGATCCCGGCGCGGCCCGCAGGGACGGAACAGATGGGCGAGGACGAACTGGCGGGCCTGGTCACGCGCGACAGCATGATCGGGGTCGCGAAGACGCGCACGGCGCGGGCGCGCTGA